In the genome of Candidatus Deferrimicrobium sp., the window CCCTGGTGCTGTACACGGCCCAAAAACACAAGAACCTGACGAAGTTCTACAACATCGGGCCGGACTACGAGTATGGCCGGACGATGTGGGACCTCTTCAAGTCGAAGATGAAGGAAGTGAACCCGAAGGCGCAGTTCACCGGGGAGCAGTGGCCGAAGCTCTTCACTCCGGATTACACCTCCTACATCAATGCCATCCTCCAGGCGAAGCCCGACGCCGTGTACTGCTCCCTCTGGGGCGGCGACCTGGTCGCCTTCATCAAGCAGGCGAAGCCGTACGGCCTGTTCGACAAAATGAAGTGGATCATCGCCACTGGCGGGGACATCACCGTCGTCAAGGCGCTCGGCAAGGAGATGCCCACGGGGCTGATCGTCGACCAGCGGTACTACTTTCACTGGCCGAACAGCAAGAGGAACCAGGAGTTCGTGAAGGCGTACATGGCTGACTACAAGGATTATCCCAGCGCATGGGCGGCCGAGGGGTATGACGGCGTGTACTTCCTCGCCGCGGCGATCAAGAAGGCCGGATCGCTCGATACCGAGAAGGTCATCGCCGCCCTCGAAGGGCTGACGATCGACGCCCCCCGCGGGAAGTCGACGCTGCGGAAGGAAGACCACCAGCTCTCCAGCGACTTCATGGTCGGAGAAACCGTGTTCGACAAGGCGTACCCGTTCGCCATCGTCGGGAAGACCGAAGTGTTCCCGGCGGACAAGGTGCTCTACTCGATCGCCGAATGGAAGAAGGCGCAGGCAGGGAACAAGTAATCACCTCTCAGTTGCTCCAGGGGGGCCTGCCACAGGGGCAGGCCCCCCCTTAAATAACTTACGGCGGAGTCTATGGATCTCTCCTTCTTGACCGTACAGGTGCTGAGCGCCCTCCGGCAGGCGGCGTTCCTCTTCCTGATCTCCTCGGGGCTCACGCTGATCTTCGGCGTGCTGAACATCCTCAATTTCGCCCACGGCTCGCTCTACATGCTCGGGGCGTACTTCGTCTACGCCCTGACGCTGCACTTTACCGGCCCGGCCGGCTTCCTGATCGCGATCCTGGCGGCGCCCCTGGGGGTCGCGCTGATCGCCACCGTGATCGAGACGGGACTGTTGCGCCGCATCTACGCGCAGGAGGAGATCTATCAGCTCCTGTTGACCTACGCGCTGGTGCTCATCATCGACGACCTGGCCAAGATCATCTTCGGCCCGGAGTTCAAGTCGATCCCCGTACCCGGGTTGCTGTCCGGGTCGGTCATCCTCTTCGGCGGGATGGTTCCGGTGTACACCCTTCTCGTCGTCGTCCTGGCGCCTGCCGTGGCGCTGCTGCTCTGGTACCTGCTCTACAGGACGAAGACGGGGAAAGTGGTCCGCGCGACCTCCTCCGACCGGGAGATGGCGGACGCCCTCGGGATCAACATGTCGGTGCTGTTCACGCTGGTCTTCGCGTTCGGCGCGGTCCTGGCGGGGCTCGGCGGCGCGCTGGCGGGTCCGGCGCGGACCGTGTTCCCGGGGGTTGGGACCGAGGTCATCATCGAGTCGTTCGTCGTGGTGGTGATCGGGGGACTGGGGAACCTGTGGGGCGCCCTCATCGGGTCGATCCTCATCGGTTCCCTGGAGACGATCGGGATTATTGTGTTCCCCGAATTCGAGATGTCCCTCATCTACCTGCTGATGGTGGCCGTGCTCGTGGTCCGGCCATGGGGGCTGTTCGGACGTCCGCTCAAGGTGAAGGCGCTTTCGGAGAAGAACCTCGCGATGGAGGCGCAGGAGATCTCGCCGGTCCACTTCTCCGTTCTCCCGCTCGTTCGGTGGACGCCGCTGCTCCTTCTGCTCCTTGTCCCCTTGTTCGTCGGCGAGTTCTACCAGTACCTGCTGACGCAGATCTTCATCGCCGCCCTGATGGCCATCGCCTTCAACCTCCTCCTGGGAACGACGGGGCTGCTCTCGTTCGGCCAGGCCGCGTTCTTCGGGGTCGGCGCCTACACGGCGGGACTCCTCCTCACCAAGGGCGGGT includes:
- a CDS encoding ABC transporter substrate-binding protein gives rise to the protein MRKTAIVVAALLALATTASAADTIKLGGMLPLSGRASDLGIGCKQGSELAVKEINAKGGVLGKKFELLMADSKANVQELVSLSKRYIQKDKVNFLFGVVSSGGSLAVAEVAKQEKVIFMDTVGSTDTLTKEKWNRYTFRSGTCNSQESNSLVLYTAQKHKNLTKFYNIGPDYEYGRTMWDLFKSKMKEVNPKAQFTGEQWPKLFTPDYTSYINAILQAKPDAVYCSLWGGDLVAFIKQAKPYGLFDKMKWIIATGGDITVVKALGKEMPTGLIVDQRYYFHWPNSKRNQEFVKAYMADYKDYPSAWAAEGYDGVYFLAAAIKKAGSLDTEKVIAALEGLTIDAPRGKSTLRKEDHQLSSDFMVGETVFDKAYPFAIVGKTEVFPADKVLYSIAEWKKAQAGNK
- a CDS encoding ABC transporter permease; translation: MDLSFLTVQVLSALRQAAFLFLISSGLTLIFGVLNILNFAHGSLYMLGAYFVYALTLHFTGPAGFLIAILAAPLGVALIATVIETGLLRRIYAQEEIYQLLLTYALVLIIDDLAKIIFGPEFKSIPVPGLLSGSVILFGGMVPVYTLLVVVLAPAVALLLWYLLYRTKTGKVVRATSSDREMADALGINMSVLFTLVFAFGAVLAGLGGALAGPARTVFPGVGTEVIIESFVVVVIGGLGNLWGALIGSILIGSLETIGIIVFPEFEMSLIYLLMVAVLVVRPWGLFGRPLKVKALSEKNLAMEAQEISPVHFSVLPLVRWTPLLLLLLVPLFVGEFYQYLLTQIFIAALMAIAFNLLLGTTGLLSFGQAAFFGVGAYTAGLLLTKGGFATLPALVMAPVVAAVAAGIIGFFCVRLSGVHFAMLTLAFGQLIFTVAFKWYGLTGGDNGIQGIPVKSIPLGGLGTVDLGSTRAMFYFVLVVVGISVEMLRRFRSSPFGATLKAIRENGQRASFLGVNIHLYQWTAFVIAGAFTGLAGGLFALMEKSISPEIIHWSKSAEPVFMAIIGGIYTFAGPAVGAVVFVILNSYLVAWTEKWALVLGLVLLTLVLLLPGGVVGFVNEKARQTLGNLRCLRKWSFSKSETL